A window from Primulina huaijiensis isolate GDHJ02 chromosome 13, ASM1229523v2, whole genome shotgun sequence encodes these proteins:
- the LOC140956264 gene encoding uncharacterized protein: MHKDLIFLYTTFFLEYLGSLGSEPPYLSSMQVPMEILQPISFNLVIVSLLFMVPILAFDPLTDALLSLKSELLNGSDSLNDWFLPDGIQPSTQIYACSWTGVKCNENSSKIIGLDLSMKNLGGSLSGKQFALFLDLVELNLGHNSFSNQLPTGIFNLTSLRLLDISRNNFSGRFPGGISNLQNLVVLDAFSNSFSGPLPTEVSQLEFLKVVNFAGSYFSGKIPFEYGSFQSLEFIHLAGNFLSGGVPPELGKLQRLSHMEIGYNSYEGGIPWQFGNMSELRYLDIADANLSGIIPNQLNNLTNLESLFLFKNQLTGKIPSEFSKILALKSLDLSDNLLSGPIPDSFSELKNLRLLSLMYNDLSGKVPEGIAQLPNLDTLLIWNNYLRGSLPFDLGRYSKLKHVDASTNYFVGSIPPYICYGAELLKLILFSNNFTGGLPPSLSNCSSLVRLRLEDNLFSGKISLQFGKFQNMSYVDLSRNRFTGGIPTDIDQALKLEFLNLSDNPFLGGTIPVRAWSLPLLQNFSASSCWISGNLPSFEDCKSLSVLEFRMNNLSGKIPESVSYCKELLRIDLADNNLAGSIPVELARLPVISVLDLSHNNLTGPIPDEFGTSSSLELLNVSYNNISGSIPTQSKFKSMDISAFLGNPKLCGEPLRRCNRENGISNGLQVGSRRAQKVSWILIICAVAVLLIMAAVFGILYFKKRSKGPWKMVAFDGFPRFTAKDVLKSFSGNESGEEAVHTLPDSIRKVVLPTGITVSVKIIAWEPKEKKNAVEHLIRIGNSRHKNLTRLLGICYNNEFAYLLYDYLPNNDLAEKIRVRRDWETKCKIIVGVASALHFLHRECYPAIPHGNLKASSVHFDENMEPHLAEYGLTSFIQSSGSLLPEKTRKETGVGEFNTYMTDELQKDIINFGELVLHVLSDGLLANTASLSMQSTPREALIREMTKNSGIAPSTSSQEEMLSVLEVALLCTRSRTSMEEVVKMLSVLNLQANGRSVGREGHGAL, from the exons ATGcataaagatttaatttttttatatacaacTTTCTTTCTCGAGTACCTGGGGTCTCTTGGGAGTGAGCCACCATATCTTTCCTCTATGCAAGTTCCAATGGAGATTCTTCAGCCTATAAGCTTCAATCTTGTAATAGTTTCTTTGCTGTTTATGGTGCCAATACTAGCTTTTGATCCTCTCACGGACGCTCTGTTGAGCTTAAAATCCGAGCTTTTGAATGGCTCCGACAGTTTGAATGATTGGTTTTTGCCTGATGGGATTCAGCCCTCGACTCAAATTTATGCATGTTCTTGGACTGGAGTGAAATGCAATGAGAATTCTTCGAAAATCATTGGTTTAGACCTGTCGATGAAGAATCTTGGAGGTTCATTGTCGGGGAAACAGTTCGCTCTTTTTCTTGATCTTGTTGAGCTCAACCTCGGGCACAATTCCTTCTCGAATCAACTTCCGACTGGGATTTTCAATCTCACAAGCCTGAGGTTGTTGGACATCAGCAGGAACAATTTTTCTGGCCGGTTTCCGGGTGGGATTTCGAATCTGCAAAATCTTGTTGTTCTTGATGCCTTCAGCAACAGCTTCTCAGGGCCTTTGCCCACGGAAGTTTCTCAGCTGGAATTTCTCAAAGTGGTGAATTTTGCAGGAAGTTACTTCAGTGGGAAAATCCCATTTGAATATGGCTCATTTCAGAGTCTTGAATTCATCCATTTAGCAGGAAATTTTCTAAGTGGTGGTGTGCCGCCTGAGTTGGGGAAACTACAAAGATTGTCGCATATGGAGATTGGGTACAACTCATATGAAGGTGGGATTCCATGGCAATTTGGTAACATGAGTGAACTTCGGTATCTTGACATCGCAGATGCCAATCTTTCAGGCATTATACCAAACCAACTCAACAATCTCACCAATCTTGAATCACTCTTTCTGTTCAAAAATCAGCTTACTGGGAAAATCCCATCAGAATTCAGCAAAATCTTGGCACTCAAAAGCTTGGATCTATCTGACAACCTTCTTTCTGGTCCAATTCCAGACAGTTTTTCAGAGCTGAAGAATCTTAGGTTGTTGAGTTTGATGTACAATGACTTAAGTGGCAAAGTTCCTGAAGGTATTGCTCAGCTTCCAAATTTGGATACATTGCTTATATGGAACAATTACTTAAGAGGGTCACTCCCGTTTGACTTGGGAAGATACTCGAAGCTTAAACACGTGGATGCTTcaacaaattattttgttggTAGCATACCACCTTATATATGTTATGGAGCAGAGTTGCTCAAGTTAATCCTGTTTTCAAACAATTTTACTGGTGGGCTGCCTCCGTCGCTCTCCAATTGTTCTTCTCTGGTTCGCCTTAGGCTCGAAGATAATTTATTCTCAGGTAAAATATCACTGCAATTCGGAAAATTTCAGAACATGTCATATGTGGATTTGTCTAGGAACAGGTTCACAGGAGGGATTCCAACTGATATTGATCAAGCTCTAAAGCTCGAGTTTCTCAATTTATCTGACAATCCCTTTCTAGGAGGCACTATACCGGTTAGAGCATGGTCTTTGCCACTTCTTCAAAACTTCTCTGCGAGTTCTTGCTGGATATCAGGCAATCTTCCTTCGTTTGAGGATTGCAAATCCTTGTCTGTTCTTGAATTTAGAATGAACAATTTATCAGGAAAAATCCCAGAAAGTGTATCCTATTGTAAGGAACTTTTGAGGATAGATTTGGCTGATAATAACTTGGCCGGCTCAATACCTGTGGAGTTAGCTAGACTTCCCGTTATCAGTGTATTAGACCTGTCACACAATAATTTAACCGGTCCAATCCCGGACGAGTTTGGGACCTCTTCAAGCTTGGAACTGCTGAATGtatcatataataatatatcGGGCTCAATCCCTACACAATCGAAGTTCAAGTCCATGGATATTAGTGCGTTTCTTGGTAATCCAAAGCTCTGTGGGGAACCTCTGAGACGTTGCAATCGTGAAAATGGGATTTCAAATGGACTACAAGTAGGAAGCAGAAGAGCACAAAAGGTATCCTGGATTCTTATCATTTGCGCTGTCGCGGTTTTATTAATCATGGCTGCAGTGTTCGGGATACTATACTTCAAGAAAAGAAGTAAAGGTCCGTGGAAAATGGTCGCTTTTGATGGGTTTCCTCGGTTTACAGCAAAAGATGTTTTGAAAAGCTTCAGTGGAAATGAATCTGGTGAGGAGGCAGTGCACACATTGCCCGATTCAATCAGAAAAGTCGTTTTACCCACAGGAATCACAGTTTCAGTAAAGATAATTGCATGGGAGccaaaagagaagaaaaatgcTGTAGAACACTTGATTAGGATTGGTAATTCAAGGCACAAGAACTTGACAAGATTGCTTGGGATTTGCTACAATAACGAGTTCGCTTATCTTTTGTATGATTACCTGCCTAATAATGATTTAGCAGAAAAGATTCGGGTGAGGAGAGATTGGGAAACTAAGTGTAAAATAATAGTTGGAGTTGCAAGTGCACTACATTTCCTCCATCGTGAGTGTTATCCAGCAATTCCTCATGGCAATTTGAAGGCGAGTAGCGTgcattttgatgaaaatatggaaCCCCATTTGGCTGAATATGGGCTCACCTCATTCATTCAATCGAGTGGTAGCCTACTGCCAGAAAAGACTAGAAAAGAAACAG GTGTCGGTGAATTCAACACATACATGACAGATGAGCTACAAAAGGACATAATCAACTTCGGGGAGCTCGTTCTTCATGTGCTGAGCGACGGTCTATTGGCAAATACCGCCAGTTTAAGTATGCAGAGCACTCCTAGAGAGGCTCTCATAAGGGAAATGACTAAAAATAGTGGAATCGCCCCTTCCACCTCGTCCCAAGAAGAGATGTTGTCGGTTCTTGAAGTTGCTTTACTATGCACAAGAAGCAGAACATCGATGGAAGAAGTAGTAAAGATGTTGTCTGTGTTGAATCTGCAAGCAAATGGCAGGTCTGTAGGAAGAGAAGGGCATGGAGCATTGTAA